AATGCGATGAGGACTGCTGAAGGTGGTGCTTTCTACAGAAGTGCACAGACGGCTGAGAAACACCGTATGTGGTTCAACCTGAACACACCGGCACACGCGATGAACCAGATCCTTGTAGGTTACGCCGAAGGCGCTACGATGGGTGAGGATGTCGCTATGGACGGTAGGTCTATCGAAGGCGGTTCATCGATTTCGAGTTTGATCGGTAATGACAATTATGTCATCCAGGCCCGTCCGCTTCCATTCGTGGATACCGACGTGGTGCCATTAGGCTTCAATGCCGCTACGGCCGGAACTTACATCATCGAGCTGGATCACATGGACGGCTTGTTCTCAGGGGACCAGAATGTTTACCTTAAGGATAACCTCCTTGGGGTGACGCACAACATCAAGCAGGGGGCTTACAGCTTCGCTTCAGCTGAAGGCTCATTCGCCAACAGGTTCGAAGTGGTGTACCAGTCTTCACCGCTTGGGGTTGACACGCCAACATTTGATGCGAACAGCGTAGTGGTTTACAAAGACCAGGGCATGCTTCACATCAATTCAGGTAAAGTCGTGATGTCAGGGGTTAAGATCTTCGACATCCGCGGCAGGCTGATTTATGAGCGTGGTGCGATCAATGCTTCAGAGGCCGTGTTGAACGACCTTAGGGCAGAGGAGCAGGTATTGCTTGTTCAGATCACTTCGGTTGACAATGAGGTGGTGACCAGGAAGGTCGCTTACTAAGTTTCACTGAAACATCAATAAAAGAAACCTCCTGAGCAATCAGGAGGTTTTTTGTTTTTGTAATATTAATTTGTGTATCCGCAATTATCCTTAAATGACTATATTTGGATTCTCGAAAAATAACCTGAATGGATCAAAAAAAGAGTGAAGACTGGCTTTTTGAAATAACACCTAAAAACAAATTCTTCAGCCTGCACTTAAAAGAAGTCTGGCAGTACAGGGATCTTTTGATGCTTTTTGTCAAGCGGGATATCATTACACTTTACAAGCAAACTATCTTAGGCCCGCTTTGGTATTTGATACAACCGCTCTTTACATCTGTAATTTTTACCATCATCTTTAATAATGTTGCAGGTATAGATACGGGCACAATACCCCCGTTTCTGTTTAACCTGACGAGTATTACCGCATGGAATTATTTTTCAGCATGCCTTACTTCAACTTCAGATACTTTTAAGGCAAATGCAGGACTTTTCGGCAAAGTATATTTTCCCAGGATCATCATGCCGTTATCCATAGTAATTTCTAACCTTTTGAAATTCGGACTGCAACTGGCCATTTTGATTTCTTTCTACATCTATTATATCTTTATGGGATTTGATATTTGCCCAAACAAAACCATTGTATTTTTCCCGGTATTGATAATTTTAATGGGCGTCCTTGGTTTGGGATTTGGCATGATGATTTCGTCAATGGTTACTAAATACAGGGATCTCACGTTTCTCGTTACATTCGGAGTACAATTATTAATGTATGTTTCGGCTGTAAACTATCCGATAGCACTTATAAGAAACAAAATGCCTGCTTTTTCATGGATTGTAGAGTGGAATCCCATGGCATTTATTATCGAGACGACAAGATATATGGTGTTGGATACGGGTAGTTTTTCATCGTCAGGATTTATTTATACGATTGCTTTTACTACAATAATATTCATTTTAGGCGTATTTATTTTCAACAGGGCTGAAAAAAGTTTTATCGACACTGTCTGATAAAGCCTATATTTAAAACTAAAAGATGATTGAAAAATCAGCTAAAATATTTATTACCGGACACTCAGGGATGTTGGGTTCAAAGACCTTACAGCGCTTCAAAGATACGGGGTATAAATCAATACTTACAGCCACGCACAGCGCGCTGGACTTAAAAGATCAGGCTTCCGTGAACCGGTTTTTTTTGGACAACAAGCCGGATTATGTGATCCATATTGCAGCTAAAGTGGGAGGTATCAATGCCAATATAAACCATCCGGCTTCCTTTTTATACGATAACCTGATGATGCAGGCAAACGTCATCCACGCAGCCTATAGTAACGGTGTGAAAAAGTTCGTATTCATTGCGAGTTCGTGTATCTATCCCAGAGAGTCACAACAACCCATGCGTGAGGAATACCTTCTTGATGGAAAACCCGAGCCAACGAACGAGGGATATGCCATCGCCAAAATTGCAGGGGTTAAACTACTGGAAAGCTATAAGAAACAATATGGCTTTAACGGCTTAAGCCTTATCCCCAGTAACCTCTATGGGCCCAACGATAGTTTTGACCTTGAGCATGCCCATGTACTGTCGTCTTTGGTGAAGCGGTTTTCTGATGCAAAAAAGCAAGGACAGAAATCAGTAACTTTATGGGGTTCAGGAATCGCACAAAGGGAATTTCTGCATACCAATGATTTTTCTGAAGCCATTTTGTATTTTTTCGAGAATGAGGTGCCTTATGACTACATCAACATAGGCCCGGGAACAGACATCAGTATAAAGGATCTTGCCAATCTGATTGCCGCCAAAACTGCGTACGATGGCGAAATTATCTGGGATAAATCAAAACCCGATGGCATGCTGCGCAAATGCATGGATGTGTCCAAAATGCGGAAGGAAGGATTCAACCCTAAAATCACACTTGAAGATGGTATTGACGAAGTAATTATGAATTATAAAAAGATACAGCCATGAGGATTCCATTAATGCGAAATGCCTTCATCAACGAAGCTGAAACAAAAAAGGCACTTGCAGCATTCATCCTGAATGCAGGACGTTTAAGCATGGATGTGGAATGTATGAAGTTTGAGGAAAAATTTGCTAACCATCAGCAATGCAGACACGCCATCCTTTTCAATAGCGGCGGCAGCGCGAACCTCG
This genomic stretch from Flavobacterium pallidum harbors:
- a CDS encoding GDP-L-fucose synthase family protein; translation: MIEKSAKIFITGHSGMLGSKTLQRFKDTGYKSILTATHSALDLKDQASVNRFFLDNKPDYVIHIAAKVGGINANINHPASFLYDNLMMQANVIHAAYSNGVKKFVFIASSCIYPRESQQPMREEYLLDGKPEPTNEGYAIAKIAGVKLLESYKKQYGFNGLSLIPSNLYGPNDSFDLEHAHVLSSLVKRFSDAKKQGQKSVTLWGSGIAQREFLHTNDFSEAILYFFENEVPYDYINIGPGTDISIKDLANLIAAKTAYDGEIIWDKSKPDGMLRKCMDVSKMRKEGFNPKITLEDGIDEVIMNYKKIQP
- a CDS encoding ABC transporter permease, whose protein sequence is MDQKKSEDWLFEITPKNKFFSLHLKEVWQYRDLLMLFVKRDIITLYKQTILGPLWYLIQPLFTSVIFTIIFNNVAGIDTGTIPPFLFNLTSITAWNYFSACLTSTSDTFKANAGLFGKVYFPRIIMPLSIVISNLLKFGLQLAILISFYIYYIFMGFDICPNKTIVFFPVLIILMGVLGLGFGMMISSMVTKYRDLTFLVTFGVQLLMYVSAVNYPIALIRNKMPAFSWIVEWNPMAFIIETTRYMVLDTGSFSSSGFIYTIAFTTIIFILGVFIFNRAEKSFIDTV